Proteins from a genomic interval of Ptychodera flava strain L36383 chromosome 7, AS_Pfla_20210202, whole genome shotgun sequence:
- the LOC139136311 gene encoding tripartite motif-containing protein 2-like: protein MASSGSQLPEQIDENFLLCGICCERYKNPKILPCLHSFCEPCLGKLADEMGTITCPVCRRVHELTDNGVAGIQVNIFLNDLIALFEEQKSVNTSKKCDGCEQGDVTKHCTVCSFEFCSNCAMTHGKLPATKYHHLLGFDEYMAAKSANPASVQPPVYCNTHPEYQVKFYCDTCNMAICPMCTALDHSKPEHLYRCVKDAAKDFTKNLHVVIDKVKVKETEANNSKLKVQQIFESLEKCFQREEESLRKHIRQTIDEITRLVQENGKKLLTELKGVLDKRKVNLTAQLKELDIAENDLTSTREYVEKLVHYGNVSQLMSTKRRVDHQTEELLKVQTQVEPVESDYMKFQPYDDFCRGKSLGTMKFIPMVFKVDSVTPTVRVGDDITCSIRSANESNFNTEEVSHRVKVEAEMKTPDGNTQKVEVKDNENGTMTLKTRVDVEGKHELSVTVCKKPVEGSPVNIKVIAKKGLMCKFGEKGSEIGQFNSVQGITMIRNGDVLVAEHSNQRLQSLNVNGRHLKMFKFANINNFSPYDAAVSVNGNVFTTDTQNNEVVVCDENGELIRCFGNGKIQGSRGIAINPVNGRVYVVDNNAHCIHIYDQDGNHIKSFGSKGSQKGQFSYPYFVCIDNTGNVYVSDSGNHRIQVFNGDGQFLYTFGSRGSGDGQMNFPRGVAVGKDGHVYVADCHNHRIVKYESNGKFVCRIDEVSGGVNYPTGVCVTDDDRVIVGDYGNSCIKVFTQ, encoded by the coding sequence ATGGCATCAAGTGGATCTCAACTACCCGAACAAATCGACGAGAATTTCCTACTCTGCGGGATCTGTTGTGAACGATATAAGAATCCCAAAATTCTGCCGTGTCTGCACAGCTTCTGTGAGCCTTGTCTGGGTAAGTTGGCAGATGAGATGGGCACCATTACATGTCCAGTATGCCGTAGAGTTCATGAACTCACCGACAATGGCGTGGCAGGAATCCAGGTCAACATCTTCCTGAATGATTTAATCGCACTGTTTGAAGAACAGAAGAGCGTAAACACTTCAAAGAAATGCGACGGGTGTGAACAAGGCGACGTGACAAAGCACTGTACCGTCTGTTCGTTTGAATTTTGCAGTAACTGTGCCATGACACACGGTAAGCTTCCCGCAACGAAATATCACCACCTGCTCGGCTTTGATGAATATATGGCGGCAAAGTCCGCTAATCCAGCCTCGGTTCAGCCTCCTGTCTACTGTAACACACATCCAGAGTACCAGGTCAAATTCTACTGTGATACCTGCAACATGGCAATCTGTCCGATGTGTACTGCATTAGATCATTCGAAACCTGAACATCTTTACAGATGTGTCAAAGACGCAGCAAAAGATTTCACCAAAAACTTACACGTTGTCATtgacaaagtgaaagtgaaagaaactGAAGCCAACAATAGCAAACTCAAAGTGCAGCAAATATTTGAGTCTCTAGAAAAGTGTTTCCAAAGAGAAGAGGAAAGCTTGAGAAAACACATCCGTCAAACTATTGATGAAATAACGCGTCTGGTACAAGAAAACGGCAAAAAACTACTCACAGAGTTGAAAGGTGTACTCGATAAAAGGAAAGTTAACTTGACTGCACAATTGAAAGAACTTGATATCGCTGAGAATGACCTGACAAGTACTCGTGAATATGTTGAGAAACTGGTGCATTATGGGAACGTTTCACAGCTAATGTCAACAAAGAGGAGAGTTGATCATCAAACAGAAGAATTACTGAAAGTACAGACACAGGTAGAGCCAGTGGAAAGCGACTACATGAAGTTTCAACCGTATGACGACTTCTGCAGGGGGAAGAGTCTAGGCACAATGAAATTCATTCCGATGGTGTTCAAAGTGGACTCGGTCACTCCAACAGTTCGAGTCGGCGATGACATCACATGCTCCATTCGAAGCGCGAATGAATCAAACTTCAACACCGAAGAGGTATCACATCGTGTCAAAGTTGAGGCTGAGATGAAGACACCTGATGGTAACACACAGAAAGTGGAAGTCAAGGACAATGAGAATGGAACAATGACTTTGAAAACACGTGTAGATGTTGAGGGGAAACATGAATTGTCAGTGACAGTATGTAAGAAACCAGTAGAAGGATCACCGGTTAACATTAAGGTTATCGCTAAGAAAGGGTTGATGTGTAAGTTTGGGGAGAAAGGTTCAGAGATTGGTCAGTTTAATAGTGTACAGGGAATAACGATGATTAGAAACGGTGACGTGTTGGTTGCTGAGCATAGCAATCAAAGATTACAAAGTTTAAATGTAAATGGAAGACATCTGAAGATGTTCAAGTTTGCAAATATCAATAATTTCTCTCCCTATGATGCAGCTGTATCAGTGAATGGTAATGTCTTTACCACAGATACTCAAAATAACGAGGTAGTTGTCTGTGATGAGAATGGTGAACTAATCAGGTGTTTTGGAAACGGTAAGATTCAGGGCTCTAGAGGTATCGCTATCAATCCTGTCAATGGAAGGGTTTATGTTGTAGATAACAATGCTCACTGTATTCACATTTACGATCAAGACGGcaatcatatcaaatcattCGGTAGTAAGGGAAGTCAGAAGGGTCAGTTTAGTTATCCCTACTTTGTCTGTATTGACAACACCGGCAATGTCTATGTATCAGACAGTGGTAACCATAGAATCCAAGTGTTCAATGGTGATGGTCAGTTCCTCTATACATTTGGCTCCCGTGGAAGTGGTGATGGTCAGATGAACTTTCCCCGGGGAGTTGCTGTGGGTAAAGACGGCCATGTGTATGTCGCAGATTGCCACAATCACAGAATTGTGAAATATGAATCGAATGGTAAATTTGTTTGCCGAATCGATGAAGTAAGTGGCGGTGTTAACTATCCTACCGGTGTCTGTGTCACTGACGATGACAGAGTTATAGTGGGTGATTACGGTAACAGTTGCATTAAAGTTTTCACGCAATAA